A genomic stretch from Lathyrus oleraceus cultivar Zhongwan6 chromosome 2, CAAS_Psat_ZW6_1.0, whole genome shotgun sequence includes:
- the LOC127122804 gene encoding uncharacterized protein LOC127122804: protein MNLERKNIHTYKFVEPQLAVLRGLGARLDLGLKDDFKASYGNLLGILNTKVNITVVHTLVRFYDPPLRCFPFQDYQLAPTLEDYSHILGIRIKNQVPYVRTKELPKYQDLVEALHIGKKEVEVNLKPKGGIHGFTSKFLVDKAIAFSEAGSWTTFNVNPALLIYGIVLFPNMEEFVDLAVIYIFLTQNPIPTFLVDTYYSIHVRAQKKKGTIFCCSPSLYRWFILHLPSKGPFVENKDNLKWSQQIMSLNVEDIS from the coding sequence ATGAATCTCGAGAGAAAGAACATTCACACTTACAAGTTCGTGGAACCTCAGTTGGCCGTCTTGAGAGGACTTGGGGCACGTTTAGACCTGGGACTCAAAGATGATTTCAAGGCGTCTTATGGTAACCTTTTGGGCATCCTGAACACCAAAGTCAACATCACTGTTGTACACACTCTGGTGCGATTCTATGATCCTCCACTGAGATGCTTCCCATtccaagattatcagttggcaCCTACATTGGAAGATTATTCGCACATTTTGGGTATTAGGATCAAGAACCAAGTGCCTTATGTTCGCACTAAGGAACTTCCCAAATATCAAGACCTTGTTGAAGCTCTACACATAGGAAAGAAGGAAGTGGAAGTAAACTTGAAACCTAAGGGTGGAATTCATGGCTTCACCTCTAAGTTTCTAGTGGACAAAGCTATTGCCTTCTCCGAAGCTGGGAGTTGGACGACCTTCAACGTCAATCCAGCTCTACTTATCTATGGGATCGTATTGTTTCCAAATATGGAGGAATTCGTAGATTTGGCTGTTATTTATATCTTCTTAACTCAGAATCCTATTCCTACTTTTCTTGTTGATACTTACTACTCCATCCATGTGAGGGCTCAGAAGAAGAAAGGGACTATCTTCTGTTGTTCCCCTTCGTTGTATAGATGGTTTATTTTGCATCTACCCAGCAAAGGCCCTTTTGTTGAGAACAAAGACAACTTGAAGTGGTCCCAGCAGATCATGTCCTTGAACGTCGAAGACATTTCTTGA